From Ancylobacter pratisalsi, one genomic window encodes:
- a CDS encoding ferritin-like domain-containing protein, with protein sequence MGLLTKDIKSLDDLLRQGLGELHYSERRVARAAPALRGKASDALLRRELDGCLQASSENIARLVEAFRCIDTAPNHVECPAIDGIFISAEELNDEIDDYHVLDTAIAAAMQAVENYTIARYVTIIGWMRQLGHIEGARLMQKSLAQHKRAADAMYLLAERRLNAQAGRVTLVPMMPLAS encoded by the coding sequence ATGGGACTGCTGACAAAGGACATCAAGTCACTCGACGATCTTCTCCGTCAGGGACTTGGCGAACTGCACTACAGCGAACGACGGGTAGCGCGGGCGGCGCCTGCGCTCCGCGGCAAGGCCTCCGACGCGCTGTTGAGGCGGGAACTGGACGGTTGCCTGCAGGCGTCGAGTGAGAATATCGCGCGCCTTGTGGAAGCGTTCCGGTGTATCGATACAGCTCCCAATCATGTGGAATGCCCCGCGATAGACGGTATCTTCATCAGCGCCGAAGAACTGAATGACGAGATCGACGACTATCATGTCCTCGATACGGCCATCGCCGCCGCCATGCAGGCTGTCGAGAACTATACTATCGCGCGATACGTCACGATCATCGGCTGGATGCGCCAACTGGGTCATATCGAGGGCGCGCGGCTGATGCAGAAGTCTCTGGCCCAGCACAAGCGCGCGGCCGATGCCATGTATTTGCTCGCGGAACGTCGGCTGAATGCGCAGGCCGGGCGGGTAACGCTTGTGCCGATGATGCCGTTGGCAAGCTGA
- the treY gene encoding malto-oligosyltrehalose synthase — protein sequence MTAPALIATYRLQFHHDFPFAAAAEIVPYLAALGVSHVYASPVSAAVPGSMHGYDVVDPNRISPELGGETGFEALCEALSAHGMGLILDIVPNHMAASSHNPYWMETLEFGHHAPAAAMFDIYWETGKLLLPVLGDPLETVLAAGQLSLRADWEAGRLIVAYADHAFPLEPASVAQLLARAARAEPSLEPAASVWAALASGNVGRPAIAAARSALHEAGVSARQAVEEELAGADMSALLESQHWRLAWWRTAADELNYRRFFNITDLVGVRVEDPDIFEIVHQLPLSLVRRGQVHGLRIDHVDGLVDPAGYLERLRAAVGPDIPIFVEKILEHGEVLPLWPVEGTTGYERLNDINGLFVDKAGYAAMEAELRARNLLSGTTGERVIAAKRQIIETSLAAELDLLVRLAREGLAADMARGDVTDAALRRGVIALVVHCPVYRSYATEHGFGAADMAVWTDIRTAVEASEDPLTLAAARLLLDRLEAPEVETDRVFRRRSQQITGPVMAKGYEDTELYRTPILLSVNEVGGNLDHPSRTREEVHRLFEARARAGTRDLISLATHDTKRGPETRARLNVLSLSPDLWIEFLREVEPLCEPLRAAGEGRGGPDILDERMIHQTLYATWPISQSRVAGYLRKALREAKRNSNWETPDHPYESAVEAFAGKLVEGSEGEDYRQVLQRLVCRLAPTARIFSLAQATLHLTLPGVPDIYQGTEFRDFSLVDPDNRRPVDFGRRVAALSGEGPREDVEKVTLMRHLLRLRHELGCFSRATYRPLEMESSPWRWFGFELRGDRDGLAIVVPTRVPPGDLAPEVHLTRSLDPGYTDRSGKDVATDTLTLDRELPLLVAVCRA from the coding sequence ATGACGGCGCCCGCGCTCATCGCCACCTATCGTCTTCAGTTCCATCATGACTTCCCTTTCGCTGCCGCGGCAGAGATCGTGCCCTATCTGGCGGCGCTCGGCGTGAGTCATGTCTACGCCTCTCCCGTCAGCGCGGCGGTCCCGGGCTCCATGCACGGCTATGATGTCGTCGACCCGAACCGCATCAGTCCAGAGCTGGGAGGCGAGACGGGTTTCGAGGCGCTTTGCGAGGCGCTCTCGGCCCATGGAATGGGCCTGATCCTTGATATCGTGCCGAACCACATGGCGGCGTCCAGTCACAATCCCTACTGGATGGAAACGCTGGAATTCGGGCACCACGCTCCCGCGGCCGCGATGTTCGACATCTACTGGGAAACGGGCAAGCTGTTGTTGCCGGTGCTGGGCGATCCCCTTGAAACGGTGCTCGCGGCCGGCCAGCTCTCTCTTCGCGCGGACTGGGAGGCGGGGCGGCTGATCGTTGCCTATGCCGACCATGCCTTTCCACTTGAGCCCGCTTCCGTCGCGCAGCTGCTGGCGCGCGCCGCGCGTGCCGAGCCTTCGCTTGAGCCTGCGGCCAGCGTGTGGGCGGCACTGGCATCCGGCAATGTGGGGCGCCCCGCCATTGCTGCGGCGCGCAGCGCGCTTCACGAGGCCGGAGTGAGCGCACGGCAGGCCGTGGAGGAGGAACTGGCAGGGGCCGACATGTCGGCGCTGCTGGAGAGCCAGCACTGGCGCCTCGCCTGGTGGCGGACCGCCGCCGACGAGCTGAACTATCGCCGCTTTTTCAACATCACCGACCTTGTCGGCGTGAGGGTGGAAGACCCCGACATATTCGAGATCGTGCACCAGCTGCCACTCTCGCTGGTGCGGCGCGGACAGGTCCATGGGCTGCGGATCGATCATGTCGATGGCCTCGTGGATCCGGCGGGCTACCTGGAGCGCCTGCGCGCGGCAGTCGGCCCGGATATCCCGATCTTCGTGGAGAAGATACTGGAACATGGCGAGGTTCTGCCTCTCTGGCCCGTCGAGGGAACGACGGGCTATGAGCGGCTGAACGACATCAACGGATTGTTCGTCGACAAGGCCGGCTATGCCGCGATGGAGGCCGAGCTGCGGGCGCGAAACCTGCTCTCGGGAACAACTGGCGAGCGTGTCATCGCGGCCAAACGGCAGATCATCGAGACCAGCCTTGCCGCCGAGCTTGACCTGTTGGTGCGCCTCGCGCGCGAAGGACTTGCCGCCGACATGGCGCGAGGGGATGTGACCGACGCGGCATTGCGCCGGGGCGTCATCGCGCTCGTCGTGCACTGTCCGGTCTATCGCAGCTATGCCACCGAGCATGGCTTTGGTGCGGCTGACATGGCCGTATGGACGGATATCCGTACGGCCGTGGAGGCCTCCGAGGATCCGTTGACGCTCGCGGCGGCGCGGCTGCTGCTGGACCGGCTCGAAGCGCCCGAGGTCGAAACCGACCGCGTGTTCCGCCGAAGGTCTCAGCAGATCACCGGACCGGTAATGGCCAAAGGCTATGAGGACACGGAGCTCTACCGCACGCCAATCCTGCTGTCGGTCAACGAGGTTGGTGGCAATCTCGACCATCCCTCCCGAACGCGGGAGGAGGTGCACCGCCTGTTCGAGGCGCGGGCGCGTGCGGGGACGCGTGACCTGATCTCGCTCGCGACCCATGACACCAAACGCGGTCCGGAAACCCGCGCCCGGCTTAATGTCCTCTCCCTGAGCCCCGACCTATGGATCGAGTTTCTGAGGGAGGTCGAGCCCTTGTGCGAACCATTGCGCGCTGCCGGCGAGGGACGCGGCGGACCGGACATTCTGGACGAACGGATGATCCATCAGACGCTTTACGCGACGTGGCCGATCTCCCAATCCCGCGTGGCCGGCTATCTTCGCAAGGCGCTGCGTGAGGCGAAGCGCAACAGCAACTGGGAAACGCCCGATCATCCCTACGAATCCGCCGTTGAGGCCTTCGCCGGCAAGCTGGTCGAAGGTTCGGAGGGAGAGGACTATCGGCAGGTCCTGCAGCGGCTGGTCTGCCGCCTTGCACCCACTGCTCGAATCTTCAGTCTGGCACAGGCGACGCTGCACCTTACCTTGCCGGGCGTGCCGGATATCTATCAGGGTACTGAGTTCCGCGACTTCTCGCTGGTCGATCCCGACAATCGTCGGCCCGTCGATTTCGGTCGGCGGGTCGCGGCGCTTTCGGGAGAAGGGCCAAGGGAGGACGTCGAGAAAGTCACCTTGATGCGTCATCTCCTGCGCTTGCGCCACGAACTCGGGTGCTTTTCGCGGGCCACTTATCGGCCGCTGGAGATGGAATCGTCGCCTTGGCGCTGGTTCGGTTTTGAGTTGAGGGGCGATCGGGATGGGCTCGCCATTGTCGTGCCGACCCGCGTGCCGCCTGGGGATTTGGCGCCAGAGGTCCATCTGACGCGGTCATTGGATCCGGGCTATACGGATCGTTCCGGCAAGGATGTTGCGACGGACACCCTTACCCTTGATCGAGAGCTTCCACTGCTTGTCGCGGTGTGTCGAGCGTGA
- the treZ gene encoding malto-oligosyltrehalose trehalohydrolase, giving the protein MNVGPDPIPSVVTTRFGPIAIAGGTRFRLWAPDADSVELLVEGAAPQLMRRSGEGFHEIDVAGAGPGTAYLFRIEGRDLPDPASRGQRDDTEGWSLVPAVPPAAAPFQARPWHEAVIAELHVGAATPEGTFRALIERLDHYRDAGFTVIELMPLADFPGRWNWGYDGVLLFAPDRSYGTPQDLHALIEAAHERGLAVMLDVVYNHFGPSGNFLPLYASPFFHGDVRTPWGPAVDLENPLVRGFFVENAQYWLGEIGFDGLRFDAVHALTTQGVEPFLRELAAGCRNVKPEAYLVLENHDNVAGWMTRGDGLYDAQWNDDWHHVFHVLATGETRGYYQPYADDPVGGAGRALAEGFVFQGEPYPDADGAPRGELSRDLPPDAFVSFIQNHDHIGNRPLGDRLAGSVEPKRLAFLRFVLMLSPAVPLLFMGEEAMLPTAFPFFCDFEGDLADAVRNGRRAEFPAFFEEHDASRFPDPLDEATFLSAKLRPADFTSREARAALDEFHRLVELRRRLVWPLTASDYLGADQAREETALRLGWRFGAGSLVMGLNPGTERVVMDAPTGLPGMPVAASVGDVIHEPDGRLALGPFSAAVWSLPA; this is encoded by the coding sequence ATGAACGTGGGCCCGGACCCTATCCCTTCTGTCGTCACGACCCGCTTCGGGCCGATCGCCATTGCCGGTGGAACGCGCTTTCGGCTGTGGGCGCCCGATGCGGATTCGGTGGAACTGCTCGTCGAGGGTGCCGCGCCGCAGCTGATGCGCCGGTCGGGCGAGGGCTTTCATGAAATCGATGTCGCGGGAGCGGGACCCGGCACCGCCTATCTGTTCCGGATCGAAGGGCGGGATCTGCCCGATCCGGCCTCGCGTGGCCAGCGAGACGATACCGAGGGCTGGAGCCTGGTGCCGGCGGTGCCTCCCGCCGCGGCGCCGTTTCAGGCCCGTCCCTGGCATGAGGCGGTGATCGCGGAGCTCCATGTGGGGGCCGCGACGCCGGAGGGCACGTTCCGGGCCCTGATCGAACGGCTGGATCACTATCGCGACGCCGGCTTTACCGTGATCGAGCTGATGCCGCTCGCCGATTTTCCCGGCAGGTGGAATTGGGGGTATGACGGCGTGCTGCTTTTCGCGCCCGATCGCAGCTATGGCACGCCACAGGACCTTCACGCGCTCATTGAGGCCGCCCATGAGCGCGGCCTCGCGGTGATGCTGGACGTCGTCTACAATCATTTCGGACCCAGCGGGAATTTCCTGCCGCTCTACGCAAGCCCTTTCTTCCATGGAGATGTCCGCACCCCCTGGGGGCCGGCTGTCGATCTTGAGAATCCGCTGGTGCGGGGCTTTTTCGTCGAGAACGCGCAGTATTGGCTTGGCGAGATCGGTTTTGACGGGCTGCGCTTCGACGCTGTTCATGCCCTCACCACGCAGGGGGTCGAGCCCTTTCTGCGCGAGCTTGCCGCAGGCTGTCGGAATGTGAAGCCCGAGGCTTATCTGGTTCTCGAGAACCATGACAACGTGGCGGGCTGGATGACCCGCGGCGATGGGCTCTACGACGCGCAATGGAACGACGATTGGCACCATGTCTTCCATGTGCTCGCCACCGGCGAAACCCGTGGCTACTACCAACCCTATGCGGATGATCCGGTGGGGGGCGCCGGGCGCGCACTGGCGGAGGGTTTTGTCTTTCAGGGCGAACCCTATCCGGACGCGGACGGCGCGCCGCGCGGGGAGCTGTCGCGCGACTTGCCGCCGGATGCCTTTGTCAGCTTCATCCAGAACCATGACCATATCGGAAACAGGCCCCTCGGCGACCGGCTGGCCGGGAGCGTCGAGCCGAAGCGGCTGGCATTCCTGCGTTTCGTGCTGATGCTCTCGCCGGCCGTCCCGTTGTTGTTCATGGGCGAGGAGGCCATGCTGCCGACCGCTTTCCCGTTCTTCTGCGATTTTGAAGGGGACCTTGCTGACGCCGTCCGTAATGGGCGGCGGGCCGAATTTCCTGCCTTCTTCGAGGAGCACGACGCCTCGCGCTTTCCCGATCCATTGGATGAGGCGACCTTCCTTTCCGCGAAGCTGAGACCCGCCGATTTCACGAGCCGGGAGGCGCGGGCCGCTCTCGATGAATTCCATCGACTGGTGGAATTGCGCCGGCGTCTCGTGTGGCCGCTCACGGCGAGCGACTATCTCGGTGCCGATCAGGCGCGGGAGGAGACGGCCCTTCGGCTCGGCTGGCGCTTTGGGGCCGGCTCGCTGGTCATGGGGCTCAACCCCGGTACCGAGCGTGTGGTGATGGACGCACCTACGGGTCTGCCCGGCATGCCGGTCGCCGCCAGCGTGGGTGATGTCATCCATGAACCTGACGGACGACTGGCGCTTGGCCCGTTCTCGGCGGCGGTGTGGAGCCTGCCCGCATGA
- the glgX gene encoding glycogen debranching protein GlgX: MRRVNPGYAFPLGVTVDRTGTNFALFSDNAVGVTLCLFDRTGETELERIDLHECTNGVWHCHLPGIGRGQVYGWRVAGPWAPEEGHRFNFNKLLLDPYARALVGGITWDDALYGYTIDGSADSDLRMDERDSAAFMPKARVVTGAPLVATSHPRVFWPKTVIYEGHVRGLTMRHPFIPDSIRGTFTALGQPEFVDQLVRLGVTALELMPVHAFAQDRHLVDRGLSNYWGYNTLSFFAPEPSFLGDDGLESIGVAVDRLHQAGIEVILDVVYNHTCEGNHLGPSLSFRGIDNASYYRLLPGDRRYYDDLTGCGNAINTDHPRVLQMIMDSLRMWSQLYGIDGFRFDLAVTLGRRPDGFDAGHAFFNAILQDPVLGDLKLIAEPWDVGPGGYQLGAFPPGFSEWNGDYRDVVRQFWCGSEGLLPSFATRFAASADIFSEGRRRPWSSVNFITAHDGFTLHDLVSYNDKHNEANGEDNRDGHDDNRSWNCGVEGETDDPEILALRQRQKRNLLATLFLSQGVPMLLGGDERSNSQGGNNNAYCQDDEIGWIDWSDEDPELTVFVSRLAELRKRNSSLSRPEFLTGARNELGQPDVAWFSNSGQRMSEDDWANPHSKCLTVRLSPPLPGENSLLIMLNASHVDVDFVAPPTQSGGWEAILATGNDLEGMRTAPGEVFTMPGRTLVVWEWRE; this comes from the coding sequence ATGAGACGCGTAAATCCGGGGTACGCATTTCCTCTCGGCGTGACGGTCGACCGTACCGGCACGAATTTCGCTCTTTTTTCGGACAATGCGGTTGGAGTCACGCTTTGCCTGTTCGATCGCACCGGAGAGACCGAGCTCGAGCGAATCGATCTGCATGAATGCACCAACGGCGTCTGGCATTGCCATTTGCCCGGCATCGGGCGCGGCCAGGTCTATGGATGGCGCGTTGCCGGCCCCTGGGCGCCGGAAGAGGGCCACCGGTTCAATTTCAACAAGCTTCTGCTCGACCCCTACGCGCGCGCACTCGTTGGCGGGATCACCTGGGACGACGCGCTCTACGGCTACACGATAGACGGCAGCGCCGATTCGGACTTGCGCATGGACGAGCGCGACAGCGCCGCCTTCATGCCCAAGGCGCGCGTGGTAACGGGCGCTCCGCTGGTGGCGACGTCGCATCCGCGCGTCTTCTGGCCGAAGACCGTGATCTATGAGGGGCATGTGCGCGGGCTGACCATGCGCCATCCCTTCATTCCGGATTCGATCCGGGGCACCTTCACGGCCCTGGGCCAACCTGAATTCGTCGACCAGCTGGTTCGACTCGGCGTAACCGCGCTCGAGCTGATGCCGGTTCATGCCTTTGCGCAGGACCGGCACCTCGTCGATCGCGGGCTCAGCAACTACTGGGGCTACAACACCCTCAGCTTCTTCGCGCCCGAGCCCAGCTTTCTCGGCGATGACGGGCTCGAATCAATCGGCGTGGCGGTCGACCGGCTGCATCAGGCCGGCATCGAGGTGATTCTCGACGTGGTCTACAACCACACCTGCGAGGGCAACCATCTGGGCCCCTCACTGTCCTTTCGCGGCATCGACAATGCGTCCTACTACCGGCTGCTGCCCGGTGACAGGCGCTACTATGACGACCTGACCGGCTGCGGCAACGCGATCAACACCGACCATCCGCGCGTGCTTCAGATGATCATGGACTCGCTGCGCATGTGGTCGCAGCTCTATGGCATCGACGGATTCCGTTTCGACCTCGCCGTCACGCTGGGCCGGCGCCCGGACGGATTTGATGCCGGCCACGCCTTCTTCAACGCGATCCTTCAGGACCCTGTCCTCGGCGACCTCAAGCTGATCGCCGAACCATGGGATGTCGGGCCGGGCGGCTATCAGCTTGGCGCCTTTCCGCCGGGTTTCTCGGAGTGGAACGGTGATTATCGCGATGTCGTCCGCCAGTTCTGGTGCGGCTCGGAAGGGCTGTTGCCGAGCTTCGCCACCCGGTTCGCGGCCTCGGCCGACATTTTTTCCGAAGGACGGCGCCGCCCCTGGTCGAGCGTGAACTTCATCACGGCCCATGACGGGTTCACGCTGCACGATCTCGTCTCCTACAACGACAAGCACAATGAGGCGAACGGCGAGGATAATCGCGACGGTCACGACGACAATCGAAGCTGGAATTGCGGCGTCGAGGGTGAGACCGACGATCCCGAGATTCTGGCACTGCGCCAACGCCAGAAGCGCAATCTGCTGGCCACGCTTTTCCTGAGCCAGGGCGTGCCGATGCTGCTTGGCGGCGATGAGCGCTCCAACTCTCAGGGCGGCAACAACAACGCCTATTGCCAGGACGACGAGATCGGCTGGATCGACTGGTCGGACGAGGATCCCGAGTTGACGGTGTTCGTCTCCCGCCTCGCGGAGCTGCGCAAGCGCAACTCTTCGCTGTCGCGCCCCGAGTTCCTGACCGGTGCGCGCAACGAGCTTGGCCAGCCGGACGTCGCCTGGTTCTCCAATAGCGGCCAACGCATGAGCGAGGACGACTGGGCCAATCCGCACAGCAAGTGCCTCACTGTGCGGCTCTCGCCACCTCTGCCGGGGGAGAATTCGCTGCTCATCATGCTCAATGCCTCCCATGTCGACGTGGACTTCGTCGCCCCACCCACCCAGTCGGGCGGCTGGGAGGCGATCCTTGCCACGGGCAATGATCTGGAAGGCATGCGCACGGCGCCCGGAGAGGTGTTCACCATGCCGGGGCGCACTTTGGTTGTATGGGAGTGGCGCGAATGA
- a CDS encoding aspartate/glutamate racemase family protein yields the protein MRIHIVNPNTTASMTDKIAAAARVVAGPDTDILAATSAMGPASIEGFYDDALALPGLLAAITEAESAGVDAHIIACFDDTGLDAARALAGAPVIGIGEAGFHMASLISHRFAVVTTLARSIPVIEANLQRYGLDRRCCAVRASDVAVLELEDPLSDARARISAEIGRAVREDRAEAVVLGCAGMADLARALGEEHGVPVVDGVACAVTLAEGLARTGLTTSKAGAYAPPRSKPYLGRLADFAPRET from the coding sequence GTGCGCATCCACATCGTCAATCCGAACACCACCGCCTCGATGACCGACAAGATCGCCGCTGCCGCGCGCGTGGTCGCCGGGCCGGATACCGACATCCTGGCGGCGACCTCGGCGATGGGGCCTGCATCCATCGAAGGTTTCTATGACGATGCGCTGGCGCTGCCGGGCCTGCTTGCCGCGATCACCGAGGCGGAATCCGCGGGCGTCGACGCTCATATCATTGCCTGCTTCGATGACACCGGCCTGGACGCCGCCCGTGCGCTGGCGGGGGCACCCGTGATAGGCATCGGCGAAGCCGGTTTCCACATGGCCAGCCTGATCTCCCACCGTTTCGCAGTCGTCACCACGCTGGCGCGCTCGATTCCGGTCATCGAGGCGAATCTGCAGCGCTACGGGCTCGATCGACGCTGCTGTGCCGTACGCGCGTCCGACGTCGCCGTCCTGGAGCTTGAGGATCCGCTCTCCGATGCGCGGGCGCGCATTTCGGCGGAGATTGGTCGCGCCGTGCGCGAAGATCGGGCGGAGGCCGTCGTCCTCGGCTGCGCGGGCATGGCTGACCTCGCCAGAGCACTCGGCGAGGAGCATGGCGTTCCGGTCGTCGACGGCGTGGCCTGTGCGGTAACGCTGGCGGAAGGGCTGGCGCGGACCGGTCTGACGACCTCGAAGGCGGGCGCCTACGCACCGCCGCGGTCAAAGCCCTATCTCGGCCGCCTGGCGGATTTCGCGCCGCGCGAAACCTAG
- a CDS encoding MarR family winged helix-turn-helix transcriptional regulator, with protein MTAEDRAKAANADDDAVELYRLDDQVGFLMRIVNQRHTALFMSRMVAGLTPPQFATLAKLREVGPCSQNRLGRLVYLDAATIKGVVDRLIGRGFVMTADDPLDRRRRAIGLTDSGMTTADQAIEAAKAISAATLEPLSPEEREQIIIMLKKLS; from the coding sequence ATGACGGCGGAGGACCGCGCGAAGGCAGCCAATGCCGACGATGACGCGGTTGAATTGTACCGCTTGGATGACCAGGTGGGTTTTCTCATGCGTATCGTCAATCAGCGCCATACAGCCTTGTTCATGTCCCGGATGGTCGCGGGACTGACCCCACCCCAGTTCGCCACGCTTGCCAAACTGCGGGAGGTCGGTCCTTGCTCTCAAAACCGGCTCGGACGCCTCGTGTACCTGGATGCCGCGACCATCAAGGGCGTGGTCGATCGTCTTATCGGCCGAGGTTTTGTGATGACCGCCGATGATCCCCTGGATCGCCGCCGCCGCGCCATCGGTTTGACCGACAGCGGCATGACGACAGCCGATCAGGCGATCGAGGCGGCGAAGGCAATCAGCGCCGCCACTCTCGAACCGCTTTCCCCTGAAGAGCGCGAGCAGATCATCATTATGCTGAAGAAGCTGAGCTAG
- a CDS encoding ABC transporter ATP-binding protein, giving the protein MSVPVLEVDGLNAWYGDAQILFELSLEVRKGEAVALVGPNGAGKSTTMKAVMGLVRRSARRLLFEGRDISSLPTYRIARLGIGYVPEDRRIFTDLTVAENLDIAARSSAEARDAPVWSRETLFELFPNLARMQDRRGSAMSGGEQQMLSMARALVSNPQLLILDEPSEGVAPIIVEQMIHALRALKASGLSILISEQNYAVCEALCNRSYVIEQGEMRWNGEIGDLRQRSNQSSAFSSD; this is encoded by the coding sequence ATGAGTGTGCCGGTTCTGGAAGTCGATGGCCTGAATGCTTGGTATGGCGATGCCCAGATCCTGTTCGAACTTTCGCTCGAGGTTCGGAAGGGCGAAGCGGTAGCGCTGGTCGGACCGAACGGCGCCGGCAAATCGACCACGATGAAAGCCGTGATGGGCCTGGTTCGCCGGAGCGCGCGGCGCCTCCTGTTCGAAGGCAGGGACATTTCGTCGTTGCCCACCTATCGGATCGCCCGGCTTGGCATCGGCTACGTCCCCGAGGACAGGCGGATCTTCACCGACCTCACGGTCGCCGAAAATCTCGATATCGCAGCCCGATCCAGCGCAGAGGCTCGGGACGCGCCGGTGTGGAGCCGGGAAACCCTGTTCGAACTGTTCCCAAATCTCGCCCGGATGCAGGACCGGCGGGGTTCGGCGATGTCCGGCGGCGAGCAGCAGATGCTGTCGATGGCGCGCGCCCTAGTGTCTAATCCACAACTTCTAATACTTGATGAGCCTTCCGAAGGAGTCGCGCCCATCATTGTGGAACAAATGATTCATGCGCTGCGCGCGCTCAAGGCCAGTGGGTTGTCGATCCTTATTTCAGAACAGAATTACGCCGTGTGCGAAGCGCTGTGTAATCGTTCTTACGTTATCGAGCAGGGTGAAATGCGTTGGAATGGGGAGATTGGGGACCTAAGACAGCGCAGTAATCAGAGCTCAGCCTTTTCATCTGATTGA
- a CDS encoding ABC transporter ATP-binding protein, producing MGGAGVVNVLEVKGLTKSYGGVRALEGASFSIGAGELLALIGPNGAGKSTCFNIVNGQLRPDRGSVCLAGRDVTGLPPRRMARLGVGRTFQIAAVFDSMTVLENVQTALLAARRAVFGMWRAAAGMEREDALVLLEQTGMAQHAHRPAGELAYGDVKRLELAMAMAGNPKLLLMDEPTAGMAAAERLALIDLVKRLTRSRGLAVLFTEHSMDVVFGHADRVVVLARGQIIADGSVEAVRSDPQVRALYLGTGSVTGERS from the coding sequence ATGGGCGGAGCGGGCGTGGTGAACGTGCTTGAGGTTAAGGGACTGACCAAATCCTATGGCGGAGTGCGGGCGCTCGAGGGCGCAAGCTTCAGCATCGGCGCGGGCGAACTGTTGGCGCTCATCGGCCCCAACGGCGCCGGCAAGTCGACGTGCTTCAACATTGTCAACGGCCAGCTGCGGCCCGATCGCGGCAGTGTTTGTCTTGCCGGGCGCGACGTGACGGGGCTGCCTCCCCGCCGCATGGCCCGCCTCGGTGTCGGCCGGACCTTCCAGATCGCGGCCGTCTTCGATTCGATGACGGTGTTGGAAAATGTCCAGACCGCGCTCCTCGCCGCGCGCCGCGCCGTGTTCGGCATGTGGCGCGCCGCCGCCGGCATGGAGCGCGAGGACGCGCTTGTGTTGCTTGAGCAGACGGGCATGGCGCAGCACGCGCACAGACCGGCAGGAGAACTCGCCTATGGTGACGTGAAACGGCTGGAACTCGCCATGGCGATGGCTGGAAATCCCAAGCTCCTGCTCATGGACGAGCCGACGGCTGGCATGGCAGCGGCCGAGCGCCTCGCCCTGATCGATCTCGTGAAACGTCTCACCCGATCGCGCGGCCTCGCGGTTCTGTTCACCGAGCATTCCATGGATGTCGTGTTTGGTCATGCCGACCGGGTCGTGGTGCTCGCACGCGGGCAGATCATCGCGGATGGCAGCGTCGAGGCGGTACGTTCCGATCCCCAGGTTCGCGCCCTTTATCTGGGAACCGGGTCGGTGACGGGCGAGCGGTCATGA